In the genome of Streptomyces sp. NBC_00190, one region contains:
- a CDS encoding thioesterase family protein → MSNAAAQATIGDSEFDRDTTITARAGEPGVYDAELSAGWTIITAVNGGYLLALVGRALSAALPHPDPFTVSAHYLTSSVPGPAVIRTQVVRVGRTLSTGQASLFQYDESGAEIERIRVLASYGDLSSLPDDVRTVATAPVMPAYEDCLGAEAGPAPIPGSSEIVDRLRLRLDPATAGWAVGAPSGKGEMRAWFELADGRDADPLSMLLAVDALPPTAFDLGLIGWAPTVELTTHIRRRPAPGPLRVAITTRNLAGGFLEEDAEVWDSADHLVAQSRQLARAPRQS, encoded by the coding sequence ATGTCAAACGCAGCTGCCCAGGCAACCATCGGCGACAGCGAGTTCGACCGCGACACCACGATCACCGCGCGCGCGGGCGAGCCCGGGGTGTACGACGCGGAGCTCTCCGCCGGGTGGACGATCATCACCGCCGTCAACGGCGGCTACCTGCTGGCCCTGGTCGGCCGGGCCCTGTCGGCGGCCCTCCCGCACCCGGACCCCTTCACCGTCTCCGCGCACTACCTGACCTCCTCCGTGCCCGGCCCCGCCGTGATCCGCACGCAGGTCGTACGGGTCGGCCGGACCCTCTCGACCGGCCAGGCCTCGCTGTTCCAGTACGACGAGAGCGGCGCCGAGATCGAGCGCATCCGCGTCCTCGCCTCCTACGGCGACCTCTCGTCCCTGCCGGACGACGTGCGGACGGTGGCCACGGCGCCCGTCATGCCGGCCTACGAGGACTGCCTCGGCGCGGAAGCCGGACCGGCCCCGATCCCCGGGAGCTCCGAGATCGTCGACCGGCTGCGGCTGCGGCTGGACCCCGCGACCGCGGGCTGGGCCGTCGGCGCTCCCTCGGGCAAGGGCGAGATGCGGGCCTGGTTCGAGCTGGCCGACGGCCGTGACGCCGACCCGCTGTCCATGCTCCTCGCCGTCGACGCGCTGCCGCCCACCGCCTTCGACCTGGGGCTGATCGGCTGGGCGCCGACCGTGGAACTCACCACGCACATCCGCCGCCGCCCGGCCCCGGGCCCGCTGCGCGTCGCCATCACCACGCGCAACCTGGCCGGCGGCTTCCTGGAGGAGGACGCCGAGGTCTGGGACTCGGCGGACCACCTGGTCGCCCAGTCCCGCCAGCTGGCCCGCGCCCCGCGCCAGTCCTGA
- a CDS encoding cysteine desulfurase family protein — protein sequence MAYLDHAATTPMLPEAAAAMTAQFAATGNASSLHAAGRRARRTVEEAREAFADAIGARPSEVVFTAGGTEADNLAVKGLYWARRDADPARTRVLASPVEHHAVLDAVHWLAEHEAAQVEYLPVDHYGRVHADAFREAVERNPDDVALATVMWANNEIGTVMPVRELAAVAGEYGIPLHSDAVQAFGQLDVSFGDSGLAAMTVSGHKVGGPYGIGALLLGRDQSPVPVLHGGGQERHVRSGTLDVPAIAAFAVAAVLAAERRERFAAEIGALRDELVAAVRAAVPDAVLGGDPDDRLPANAHFSFPGCEGDSLLLLLDAQGIECSTGSACTAGVAQPSHVLLAAGTDPELARGTLRFSLGHTSTKDDIAALAAAIGPAVERARTAGLS from the coding sequence ATGGCCTACCTCGACCACGCCGCCACCACCCCGATGCTGCCGGAGGCCGCCGCGGCGATGACCGCGCAGTTCGCCGCCACGGGGAACGCGTCCTCCCTGCACGCCGCCGGCCGCCGGGCCCGCCGCACCGTCGAGGAGGCCCGCGAGGCCTTCGCCGACGCGATCGGCGCCCGTCCGAGCGAGGTGGTCTTCACCGCCGGCGGTACGGAGGCCGACAACCTCGCCGTCAAGGGCCTCTACTGGGCCCGCCGCGACGCCGACCCCGCCCGGACCCGGGTCCTGGCCAGCCCCGTCGAGCACCACGCCGTGCTCGACGCGGTCCACTGGCTCGCCGAGCACGAGGCCGCCCAGGTCGAGTACCTGCCGGTGGACCACTACGGGCGCGTGCACGCCGACGCCTTCCGCGAGGCCGTCGAGCGCAACCCCGACGACGTGGCCCTGGCCACCGTCATGTGGGCCAACAACGAGATCGGCACCGTCATGCCGGTCCGCGAACTGGCCGCCGTCGCGGGGGAGTACGGGATCCCGCTGCACTCCGACGCCGTGCAGGCCTTCGGGCAGCTCGACGTCTCCTTCGGCGACAGCGGCCTCGCCGCCATGACCGTCAGTGGGCACAAGGTCGGCGGCCCGTACGGCATCGGCGCGCTGCTGCTGGGCCGCGACCAGAGTCCCGTGCCCGTACTGCACGGAGGCGGCCAGGAACGGCACGTCCGCTCCGGCACCCTCGACGTGCCCGCCATCGCCGCCTTCGCGGTCGCCGCCGTCCTCGCCGCCGAGCGGCGCGAGCGGTTCGCCGCCGAGATCGGCGCACTGCGGGACGAGCTGGTCGCCGCCGTCCGCGCGGCCGTGCCGGACGCCGTCCTCGGCGGAGACCCCGACGACCGGCTCCCGGCCAACGCCCACTTCAGCTTCCCCGGCTGCGAGGGCGACTCCCTGCTGCTGCTGCTCGACGCCCAGGGCATCGAGTGCTCGACGGGCTCGGCCTGCACCGCCGGGGTGGCCCAGCCGAGCCACGTCCTGCTGGCCGCGGGCACCGACCCCGAACTGGCCCGGGGCACCCTGCGCTTCTCCCTCGGCCACACCTCCACCAAGGACGACATCGCAGCCCTGGCCGCAGCCATCGGCCCGGCCGTCGAACGCGCCCGTACGGCAGGCCTCAGCTAG
- a CDS encoding N-acetylmuramoyl-L-alanine amidase codes for MGSKGGKVDGAPKPAPRRTRRAVLFGGLGIFTVAAIAGRDELQRAWWLLPGVGKPRKEGAVDHPGVGWTAASPANWRLADRPDDYPVDRIVIHVTQGSFASSVDAFKNPWHQASAHYIVAQDGHVEQMVRELDVAFHSGNRKMNERSVGIEHEGFVDRPQDFTDAMYAASARLAADICRRYDIPVDRTHILGHSEVPGADHTDPGSHWDWDRYLGLVRSELAAAPR; via the coding sequence ATGGGGAGCAAGGGCGGAAAGGTCGACGGAGCACCGAAGCCGGCGCCGCGCAGGACGCGCCGGGCGGTGCTGTTCGGGGGTCTGGGGATCTTCACGGTGGCGGCGATCGCCGGCCGTGACGAGCTGCAGCGCGCCTGGTGGCTCCTGCCAGGGGTGGGCAAGCCGCGAAAAGAGGGCGCGGTGGACCATCCGGGCGTGGGCTGGACGGCGGCCTCGCCGGCGAACTGGCGGCTGGCGGACCGGCCCGACGACTACCCGGTGGACCGGATCGTCATCCATGTCACGCAGGGCAGCTTCGCGTCCTCGGTGGACGCCTTCAAGAACCCGTGGCACCAAGCGTCGGCCCACTACATAGTGGCCCAGGACGGCCATGTCGAGCAGATGGTGCGCGAGCTGGACGTCGCCTTCCACTCGGGCAACCGCAAGATGAACGAGCGCAGTGTGGGCATCGAGCACGAGGGCTTCGTGGACCGGCCGCAGGACTTCACGGACGCGATGTACGCGGCCTCGGCCCGGCTGGCCGCCGACATCTGCCGCAGGTACGACATACCCGTGGACCGTACGCACATCCTGGGCCACTCCGAGGTCCCGGGCGCCGACCACACGGACCCGGGCAGCCACTGGGACTGGGACCGCTACCTGGGGCTGGTCCGATCGGAACTCGCGGCGGCCCCCCGCTGA
- the mnmA gene encoding tRNA 2-thiouridine(34) synthase MnmA codes for MTENLPRTARPLRVLAAMSGGVDSAVAAARAVEAGHDVTGVHLALSANPQSFRTGARGCCTIEDSRDARRAADVIGIPFYVWDLAERFREDVVEDFISEYEAGRTPNPCLRCNEKIKFAALLDKALALGFDAVCTGHYATVVLNEDGTRELHRASDMAKDQSYVLGVLDEKQLAHALFPLGDTLTTKEEIRAEAEERGLAVAKKPDSHDICFIADGDTQGFLANRLGKAEGDIVDEATGEKVGTHEGAFGFTIGQRKGLRIGHPAPDGKPRYVLDISPVNNTVTVGPVEALDVTALTAIRPRWCGSTAAAAGTYTAQLRAHGGETEVFAELVDGELHVSFTEPVRGVAPGQAIVLYDGTRVVGSATIATTTRAAAAAV; via the coding sequence ATGACTGAGAACCTGCCGCGCACCGCCCGCCCCCTTCGCGTCCTCGCCGCCATGTCCGGCGGTGTCGACTCCGCCGTCGCCGCAGCCCGCGCGGTCGAAGCCGGGCACGACGTGACCGGCGTCCACCTGGCGCTCTCCGCGAACCCGCAGTCCTTCCGGACCGGAGCCCGCGGCTGCTGCACCATCGAGGACTCCCGCGACGCCCGCCGCGCCGCGGACGTCATCGGCATCCCCTTCTACGTCTGGGACCTCGCCGAGCGCTTCCGCGAGGACGTGGTCGAGGACTTCATCTCCGAGTACGAGGCCGGGCGCACGCCCAACCCCTGCCTGCGCTGCAACGAGAAGATCAAGTTCGCCGCGCTGCTCGACAAGGCCCTCGCCCTCGGCTTCGACGCCGTCTGCACCGGCCACTACGCCACCGTCGTCCTGAACGAGGACGGCACGCGCGAGCTGCACCGCGCCTCCGACATGGCCAAGGACCAGTCGTACGTCCTCGGCGTCCTGGACGAGAAGCAGCTCGCCCACGCCCTCTTCCCGCTCGGCGACACCCTCACCACCAAGGAAGAGATCCGCGCCGAGGCCGAGGAGCGGGGCCTGGCCGTGGCGAAGAAGCCCGACAGCCACGACATCTGCTTCATCGCCGACGGCGACACCCAGGGCTTCCTCGCGAACCGCCTCGGCAAGGCCGAGGGCGACATCGTCGACGAGGCGACCGGCGAGAAGGTCGGCACCCACGAGGGCGCCTTCGGCTTCACCATCGGCCAGCGTAAGGGCCTGCGCATCGGCCACCCCGCCCCCGACGGCAAGCCGCGCTACGTCCTCGACATCTCGCCGGTGAACAACACCGTCACCGTCGGCCCCGTCGAGGCCCTCGACGTCACCGCCCTGACCGCGATCCGCCCCCGCTGGTGCGGATCCACGGCCGCCGCCGCGGGCACCTACACCGCCCAGCTGCGCGCCCACGGCGGCGAGACCGAGGTCTTCGCCGAGCTCGTGGACGGCGAGCTGCACGTCTCCTTCACCGAACCGGTCCGCGGCGTGGCCCCCGGCCAGGCGATCGTCCTCTACGACGGCACCCGCGTGGTGGGCTCCGCCACCATCGCCACGACCACTCGGGCCGCGGCCGCCGCCGTGTGA
- a CDS encoding NADP-dependent oxidoreductase: MRAVVVSQWGGPEVLTETELDRPEPGMGEVLVRVHAAGVNPVDWKTRASGALIPWGPVPQVGWDVSGTVEAVGPGVTLHRVGDEVYGMPRFPQQAGAYAQYVAAPARHFARKPASLDHVQAAALPLAALTAWQALVDTAGVSAGQRVLVHAAAGGVGHLAVQIAKARGAYVIGTASAGKHDLLRGLGADEVIDYRTTDFEDAVADVDVVIDAIGGDYGQRSLKVLKPGGHLVTLPGPDGIPADTQGVQAAWVLVEPDLKGLEEIAALVEQGLLKPLVDTVLPLEQAAKAHEIGEQGRTTGKIVLTVA; this comes from the coding sequence ATGCGCGCCGTCGTTGTCAGCCAGTGGGGCGGACCCGAGGTACTGACCGAGACCGAGCTGGACCGCCCGGAGCCGGGCATGGGAGAGGTCCTGGTACGCGTCCACGCGGCCGGGGTGAACCCCGTCGACTGGAAGACCCGGGCCTCCGGAGCCCTCATTCCCTGGGGGCCGGTCCCGCAGGTCGGCTGGGACGTGTCGGGCACGGTCGAGGCCGTCGGACCGGGCGTGACCCTGCACCGGGTGGGCGACGAGGTGTACGGGATGCCCCGCTTCCCGCAGCAGGCCGGCGCCTACGCGCAGTACGTGGCGGCTCCCGCCCGGCACTTCGCCCGCAAGCCCGCCTCCCTGGACCACGTACAGGCCGCCGCGCTGCCGCTGGCGGCACTGACCGCCTGGCAGGCGCTGGTGGACACCGCCGGGGTCTCGGCCGGGCAGCGGGTGCTGGTGCACGCCGCGGCCGGCGGGGTCGGCCACCTGGCCGTGCAGATCGCCAAGGCCCGCGGCGCGTACGTGATCGGCACCGCGAGCGCGGGCAAGCACGACCTGCTGCGCGGTCTGGGCGCCGACGAGGTGATCGACTACCGCACCACCGACTTCGAGGACGCGGTCGCGGACGTGGACGTCGTGATCGACGCCATCGGCGGGGACTACGGGCAGCGCTCCCTGAAGGTGCTGAAGCCGGGCGGCCACCTGGTGACCCTGCCCGGCCCGGACGGCATCCCGGCCGACACGCAGGGCGTGCAGGCCGCCTGGGTGCTCGTGGAGCCGGACCTGAAGGGCCTGGAGGAGATCGCGGCCCTGGTCGAGCAGGGCCTGCTGAAGCCGCTGGTCGACACGGTGCTGCCGCTGGAGCAGGCCGCGAAGGCCCACGAGATCGGCGAGCAGGGCCGCACGACCGGCAAGATCGTCCTGACGGTCGCCTAG
- a CDS encoding GlxA family transcriptional regulator, which yields MHRIAVLALEGVPPFELGIPSRVFGNALDEAGNPLYELTVCTADGRPVASDAGFTVGVSAGPEALAAADTVIITPTHSMDELAQGAPLPQPLTDALAAIRPGTRIVSLCTGSYVLAAAGMLDGRPATTHWLHAPEFQRGFPRVRLDEEVLFVDDGDILTSAGVAAGVDLCLYLIRQDHGSAVANRAARLCVVPPWRDGGQAQYIDRPVPEPTIATTTATRAWALERLDSPITLGELAAHARMSLRTFTRRFRDEVGMTPVQWLTTQRLEVARHLLESSDLPVDLVAHRAGFGSAGSLRQHMRTALGISPIAYRRTFQPHSPALA from the coding sequence ATGCACCGGATCGCAGTACTGGCCCTCGAAGGCGTCCCCCCGTTCGAGCTCGGGATCCCCTCCCGGGTCTTCGGCAACGCCCTGGACGAGGCCGGGAACCCGCTCTACGAGCTGACCGTCTGCACCGCCGACGGACGACCCGTGGCCAGCGACGCGGGCTTCACCGTGGGCGTCTCGGCGGGCCCCGAGGCCCTCGCCGCCGCCGATACCGTGATCATCACGCCCACGCACTCCATGGACGAGCTCGCGCAGGGCGCGCCCCTGCCGCAGCCGCTGACCGACGCGCTCGCCGCGATCAGGCCCGGCACCCGGATCGTCTCCCTGTGCACCGGCTCCTACGTCCTCGCCGCCGCCGGGATGCTCGACGGCAGGCCCGCCACCACGCACTGGCTGCACGCGCCCGAGTTCCAGCGCGGCTTCCCGCGCGTCCGGCTCGACGAGGAGGTCCTCTTCGTCGACGACGGCGACATCCTCACCTCGGCGGGCGTGGCGGCCGGCGTCGACCTCTGCCTCTACCTGATCCGCCAGGACCACGGCTCCGCCGTCGCCAACCGCGCCGCCCGGCTGTGCGTCGTCCCGCCGTGGCGTGACGGCGGGCAGGCCCAGTACATCGACCGGCCCGTTCCCGAACCCACCATCGCCACCACCACCGCCACCCGTGCCTGGGCCCTGGAACGCCTCGACTCCCCGATCACCCTGGGCGAGCTGGCCGCCCACGCCCGGATGAGCCTGCGCACCTTCACCCGGCGCTTCCGCGACGAGGTCGGCATGACCCCGGTGCAGTGGCTCACCACCCAACGCCTCGAAGTGGCCCGGCACTTGCTGGAGTCCAGCGACCTGCCGGTCGACCTGGTCGCCCACCGGGCCGGCTTCGGCTCCGCGGGCTCCCTGCGCCAGCACATGCGGACCGCCCTCGGGATCTCCCCGATCGCCTACCGCCGCACCTTCCAGCCGCACAGCCCCGCCCTGGCATGA
- a CDS encoding DUF1330 domain-containing protein, with protein sequence MTAYAIGHIRPDTMNEDVLRYIEEIQSTMDPFDGRFLVHGKEVEVKEGPWPGTVVVIGFPDIDKARGWYASDAYQALIPLRTDHIAGEVILVEGVPADYDASKTAAALREAAGL encoded by the coding sequence ATGACCGCATACGCCATCGGACACATCCGCCCCGACACGATGAACGAGGACGTCCTCCGCTACATCGAGGAGATCCAGTCCACCATGGACCCCTTCGACGGCCGCTTCCTGGTCCACGGCAAGGAGGTCGAGGTCAAAGAGGGCCCCTGGCCCGGCACGGTCGTCGTCATCGGCTTCCCGGACATCGACAAGGCCCGCGGCTGGTACGCCTCCGACGCCTACCAGGCCCTCATCCCGCTGCGCACCGACCACATCGCGGGCGAGGTCATCCTGGTCGAGGGCGTCCCGGCCGACTACGACGCCTCGAAGACGGCGGCCGCCCTGCGCGAAGCCGCCGGGCTCTGA
- a CDS encoding SDR family oxidoreductase: MATHLITGAGSGIGAAVAARLHARGDDLVLLARDAGRGKQLVERYPGARALVGDLADPDRLSWAFSKQPVPERIDSLLHIAGIVDLGPVGELRPKTWHQQLNVNLIAPAEVTRLLLPTLRASRADIVFVNSGAGLHAHAGWSAYAASKHGLKALADSLREEEKPHGIRVTSVYPGRTASPMQAKVHSQEGKEYDPAKWIDPESVATTVVMAIDLPRDAEVNDLSVRPGR, from the coding sequence ATGGCTACTCACCTGATCACCGGTGCCGGATCCGGCATCGGCGCCGCCGTCGCCGCCCGCCTGCACGCGCGCGGCGACGACCTCGTCCTCCTCGCCCGCGACGCCGGACGCGGCAAGCAGCTCGTCGAGCGGTACCCCGGGGCGCGGGCCCTCGTGGGCGACCTCGCCGATCCCGACCGGCTCTCGTGGGCCTTCTCCAAGCAGCCCGTGCCCGAGCGGATCGACTCGCTCCTGCACATCGCCGGGATCGTGGACCTCGGACCGGTGGGCGAGCTGCGGCCCAAGACCTGGCACCAGCAGCTCAACGTGAACCTGATCGCCCCCGCCGAGGTGACCCGGCTGCTGCTGCCCACCCTGCGCGCCTCGCGCGCCGACATCGTCTTCGTGAACTCCGGCGCCGGGCTCCACGCGCACGCCGGGTGGAGCGCGTACGCAGCCTCCAAGCACGGCCTCAAGGCGCTCGCCGACTCCCTCAGGGAGGAGGAGAAGCCCCACGGCATCCGCGTGACCTCCGTCTACCCCGGCCGTACCGCGAGCCCCATGCAGGCCAAGGTGCACTCGCAGGAGGGCAAGGAGTACGACCCCGCGAAGTGGATCGACCCCGAGTCCGTGGCGACGACCGTCGTCATGGCCATCGATCTGCCGCGCGACGCCGAGGTCAACGACCTGAGCGTCAGGCCCGGCCGATGA
- a CDS encoding methionine synthase, which yields MSASATGVGSLPGGDAREAAKTVTGSFEEFPYLAELPARGPGADMIGRSLGLLVEMYAHVEPSGWRVSDRPGRDTRRARSWLGEDLDALEEFTQGYEGKLKVQAVGPWTLAAALELHGGEAMLQDAGACRDLAGSLAEGLREHLADVRKRIPGAEIVLQFDEPSLTSVLLGRVRSASGYRTYRAVDRQVVEGTLRELFAVHDGEVVVHSCAPEVPFGLLRRAGATGVSFDFSLLTEREDDAIGEAVEGGTKLFAGVVAGTDVPLSDPAGSVMGVRKLWRRLGLAPGTLAESVVVTPSCGLAGASPAYARAVQAHCVRAARSLADNPE from the coding sequence ATGAGCGCGAGCGCCACCGGCGTCGGTTCGCTGCCCGGGGGCGACGCCCGCGAGGCGGCCAAGACCGTCACCGGTTCCTTCGAGGAGTTCCCGTACCTGGCCGAGCTGCCCGCCCGGGGGCCCGGCGCCGACATGATCGGCCGCTCCCTCGGGCTGCTGGTCGAGATGTACGCGCACGTGGAACCCAGCGGCTGGCGGGTCAGCGACCGCCCCGGGCGGGACACGCGCAGGGCCCGGTCCTGGCTCGGCGAGGACCTCGACGCCTTGGAGGAGTTCACGCAGGGGTACGAGGGCAAGCTCAAGGTCCAGGCCGTCGGTCCGTGGACGCTGGCCGCCGCGCTGGAGCTGCACGGCGGCGAGGCAATGCTCCAGGACGCGGGCGCGTGCCGGGACCTGGCGGGATCGCTGGCCGAGGGGCTGCGCGAGCACCTGGCGGACGTACGCAAGCGCATTCCCGGCGCCGAGATCGTGCTGCAGTTCGACGAGCCGTCCCTGACCTCGGTGCTGCTCGGCCGGGTGCGGTCCGCGAGCGGCTACCGCACCTACCGCGCCGTGGACCGGCAGGTCGTCGAGGGCACCCTGCGCGAGCTCTTCGCCGTCCATGACGGGGAGGTCGTCGTCCACTCCTGCGCGCCCGAGGTCCCCTTCGGGCTGCTGCGGCGGGCCGGTGCCACGGGCGTGTCGTTCGATTTCTCGTTGCTCACCGAGCGCGAGGACGACGCCATCGGGGAGGCCGTCGAGGGCGGTACGAAACTCTTCGCCGGAGTGGTGGCGGGCACCGACGTCCCGTTGTCAGACCCTGCCGGTAGCGTCATGGGTGTCAGGAAGCTTTGGCGCAGGCTGGGACTGGCCCCGGGGACTCTGGCGGAGTCCGTCGTGGTCACCCCGTCGTGCGGTCTGGCGGGCGCTTCACCCGCCTACGCGCGCGCGGTGCAGGCGCATTGCGTCAGGGCGGCGAGGTCGCTCGCCGACAACCCTGAGTGA
- the ligA gene encoding NAD-dependent DNA ligase LigA, which produces MAAEQQDTAAPAAVREQHALLAEQVEEHRFRYYVNDQPVVSDAEFDKLLRSLEALEEQYPQLRTPDSPTQKVAGAYETDFASVEHRERMLSLDNAFDDEELAAWAERVARDVNTPDYHYLCELKVDGLAVNLTYENGRLTRAATRGDGRTGEDITPNVRTIAEIPDRLKGDRIPALVEIRGEVYFPMEKFEELNARLVEAEGKPFANPRNAAAGSLRQKDPKVTASRPLHMVVHGIGARQGFEIEHQSQAYELLHEWGLPTAQHNKVVSSLAEVREFIAYFGENRHSVEHEIDGVVVKLDEIALQGRLGSTARAPRWAIAWKYAPEEVNTKLIDIKVGVGRTGRVTPYAQVEPVTVAGSEVEFATLHNQEVVKAKGVLIGDTVVLRKAGDVIPEILGPVVDLRDGSEREFVMPAECPECGTALRPMKEGDIDVRCPNAQTCPAQLRERLFYLAGRQSLDIENFGMVAAAALTGPLEPAQPPLLDEGDLFDLTIEQLLPIKAYVLDQDSGLPKRDPKTGEEKIVTVFANQKGEPKKNALAMLENIAAAKARPLARVINGLSIRHVGPVAAEALAREFRSIEAIEKATEEELTATDGVGAIIAASLKEWFAEPWHQEILRKWRESGVRMEEEGSAEEAGPRPLEGLTVVVTGTLQSHTRDGAKEALQSRGAKVTGSVSKKTSFVVVGDNPGSKYDKAVQLKLSILDDAGFEVLLEQGPDAAREAALAVDGDGGAE; this is translated from the coding sequence ATGGCAGCCGAACAGCAGGACACGGCAGCACCGGCGGCGGTGCGTGAGCAGCACGCGCTGCTGGCCGAGCAGGTCGAGGAGCACCGCTTCCGGTACTACGTGAACGACCAGCCGGTCGTCAGCGACGCCGAGTTCGACAAGCTGCTGCGCTCGCTGGAGGCGCTGGAGGAGCAGTATCCGCAGCTGCGCACCCCCGACTCGCCGACCCAGAAGGTGGCCGGGGCGTACGAGACGGACTTCGCCTCCGTCGAGCACCGGGAGCGCATGCTCTCCCTCGACAACGCCTTCGACGACGAGGAACTGGCCGCGTGGGCCGAGCGGGTGGCCCGGGACGTGAACACCCCGGACTACCACTACCTGTGCGAGCTGAAGGTGGACGGACTCGCCGTCAACCTCACCTACGAGAACGGCCGGCTGACCCGCGCCGCCACCCGCGGCGACGGCCGCACCGGTGAGGACATCACGCCCAACGTCCGCACCATCGCCGAGATCCCGGACCGGCTGAAGGGCGACCGGATCCCGGCGCTCGTCGAGATCCGCGGCGAGGTCTACTTCCCGATGGAGAAGTTCGAGGAGCTCAACGCGCGGCTCGTCGAGGCCGAGGGCAAGCCCTTCGCCAACCCGCGCAACGCGGCGGCCGGTTCGCTGCGCCAGAAGGACCCGAAGGTCACCGCGAGCCGCCCGCTGCACATGGTCGTGCACGGCATCGGCGCCCGCCAGGGTTTCGAGATCGAGCACCAGTCGCAGGCGTACGAGCTGCTCCACGAGTGGGGCCTGCCCACCGCGCAGCACAACAAGGTGGTCTCCTCCCTCGCCGAGGTCCGGGAGTTCATCGCGTACTTCGGCGAGAACCGGCACTCGGTGGAGCACGAGATCGACGGCGTCGTCGTCAAGCTCGACGAGATCGCCCTCCAGGGCCGCCTCGGTTCCACCGCCCGCGCCCCGCGCTGGGCCATCGCCTGGAAGTACGCGCCCGAAGAGGTCAACACCAAGCTCATCGACATCAAGGTCGGCGTCGGGCGCACCGGGCGCGTGACCCCGTACGCGCAGGTGGAGCCGGTGACGGTGGCGGGCTCGGAGGTCGAGTTCGCGACGCTGCACAACCAGGAGGTCGTCAAGGCCAAGGGCGTGCTCATCGGGGACACCGTCGTACTGCGCAAGGCGGGCGACGTCATCCCCGAGATCCTCGGGCCGGTCGTGGACCTGCGGGACGGCAGCGAGCGCGAGTTCGTGATGCCCGCCGAATGCCCCGAGTGCGGGACGGCGCTGAGGCCGATGAAGGAGGGGGACATCGACGTCCGGTGCCCCAACGCGCAGACCTGCCCCGCCCAGTTGCGCGAGCGGCTCTTCTACCTCGCCGGCCGGCAGAGTCTGGACATCGAGAACTTCGGCATGGTGGCGGCGGCCGCGCTGACCGGCCCGCTGGAACCGGCCCAGCCGCCGCTGCTGGACGAGGGCGACCTCTTCGACCTGACCATCGAGCAGCTGCTGCCCATCAAGGCGTACGTCCTGGACCAGGACAGCGGACTGCCCAAGCGGGACCCGAAGACGGGCGAGGAGAAGATCGTCACGGTCTTCGCCAACCAGAAGGGCGAGCCGAAGAAGAACGCCCTGGCGATGCTGGAGAACATCGCGGCCGCCAAGGCCCGCCCGCTCGCCCGCGTCATCAACGGCCTGTCGATCCGCCATGTCGGCCCGGTCGCGGCGGAGGCCCTCGCCCGCGAGTTCCGGTCGATCGAGGCCATCGAGAAGGCCACCGAGGAGGAGCTGACCGCCACCGACGGGGTCGGGGCGATCATCGCGGCGTCCCTCAAGGAGTGGTTCGCAGAGCCGTGGCACCAGGAGATCCTGCGCAAGTGGCGGGAGTCCGGGGTCCGGATGGAGGAGGAAGGTTCCGCCGAGGAGGCGGGGCCGCGTCCGCTGGAGGGGCTGACTGTCGTCGTCACCGGCACTTTGCAGAGCCACACCCGGGACGGCGCGAAGGAGGCCCTGCAGAGCCGCGGGGCCAAGGTCACCGGTTCCGTCTCGAAGAAGACCTCCTTCGTCGTGGTCGGCGACAACCCCGGCTCGAAGTACGACAAGGCCGTGCAGCTGAAGCTCTCCATCCTCGACGACGCCGGCTTCGAGGTGCTGCTGGAGCAGGGCCCGGACGCGGCCCGGGAGGCGGCGCTCGCGGTGGACGGCGACGGCGGAGCGGAGTAA